ATCAAGGAATGTCTTGGTGAAAAGGCAATTCTAAGCTTTTCGTTATATGCCTGAGCTAAACTTAAAGGGTTTATGCTGTTAATATTTTGGTCTGCTGATAAGCGAGCCAATTCTTTCTCATGCAGATTATTTCTCTCGGTACTGGTATGATCGTAATAACTTCTTCCAACTTCATACTCTGAATTCCTCATGGCACCTAATTCATGGATGTTTATACTGTGATGAACACCTGTTCCCACGTTAGAGGCTGGCATTCCTACCTGAAAGCAGTTAGCGCCTTCATTTAAGGAATATAACTGGTTCTTCTGATCTTCAGAAGGTAAGACATTTTCTATCACAGGGCTAATATATGACGCACGGAAAATAGCATCTCTCATATCCTTAGCAGACCCCAAGTTATGGTTATCTTCTGAACTGTAAGGCCTGGAAAGGACCACAGAGGGTCTGATAAAACCTTCACCAACTACACTCTGACAAACTTTTTCTTCGGTTGTTACGCGGTTGGTATTGTCATCGgcaccacctcgaacacttTTTCTTCGGTTTATACTGCTTGCCAATTTGTTGGAGTCAAGCATGCAGGAAACCAAGAGTGTTGGAACATTCtcagtttctttcttttccaatgAACTAGGCTGAACTACATCATACTTCTTTTCAATTGAACTGTCTACATGCATAATTTCATCTTCTATAGTCTTCGCATTATCTACTGTGAGTGACTTAGTCAGGATTACCTCATTCTGATCTTGCTTATCCCTCAGTCCCATGTATTTAAGAGATTCAGTATCACCCTGATCAAACATCATCATCAAGCAAGGGGTGCCAGTGCCAGTTCGCAAAGAAAGATCCTGTGAAGCACTTGTGTTGCAAATAccattattttttcctttacCTGTATTTTTGACATTCTTATTTTCATCCTTTAAACTGCTAGATGTGTTTTCACTTTCCTCAAATTCTTCCGAGGTCCCTTCCAAACCTCCATTCTTTACGTCTTCACATGGCGGATCTGCATTCTGAAAATCCATATTAGGATGGGAGTATTAACATTAgtatttagtactccctccgttccataattcttatcgttgttttagttcaaatttgaacttttTGAACTAGGCTGTAATTATTACTAAAACCACGagaagaattatggaacggagggagtacttcccAACATACTGTAATTATTGCTccttttcaaataaaaaaatactgtAATTATTCTGTAAGCAACTTACATCGGATTTCTTCAAAAGTTTGCTTCTTGCATCTTTAATTTCTTCCACTGAATTCTCAGGTGCACGAGAAGAGCTTGTAGCAGTAGAAACATGTACCTCCTTAATTCCAGGATGGGAAATCCTCTTCTTGGACTCATTTGAGTTCAGGTCCTGCTTGGAGGTATTCTGCACTAAACTATCACCCAAGTGTGCTTCCAGACGACAACCTCCTTTCTGTGCCGAATGTCCTTGAATCAGAATAGCGACTTCGTGGTTATTCTCTGATTTGCTAATAGCAGTGCCACATAGACCTCCTTGCGCATCCGTTTGTGTATTTTCAGTATTTCCTAAGAATTAGAGTAATGCAATTAGCATATCTTTATTCGACTTatctaaaaaaattcagtCCCGGGCTAAAGCTCCTATAGCACAACGCACCTATGAAACCTTTGCTGACATAAAAACACAAACATCAGAATCTTAGACCAACTCACAAATGCTAGGTAGAATGTTCAAATTGACAAACTGTTCATTTTCCAGGGTCATGGAACCGAGAATAACAGCAATACCGCAAACTAACTTGGCGACTTCTATTATACAGAGATGAGACGTGAACATCATCAATCCATCAATTCAATTATCGAGCTGTAATTGTCTAAACGGAATTCCAGCGCGCAAATTTGTGTCGGTAAAAATACCTGTAACGGGAGCTTCCAGCCTCGCGCCCGAAGCAGGGGATCCCCGGTCCTTCGACGTGTCCGGGATGGCCTCCATCACCGCGGAGGCAGTCGGCCGCCGCTAGTTCGGGCGCGTCGATGCTAGGCTCGTCGCTGGAGGTGGATCCAGATCTGACGTCGCTGCGAAATCCGGAAGTGGAAAGAATTTGGAGCTGAGGGCGCGGACCGCGGAAGGGACGAGGAATAAGCGTATCTTCTGGGAGACGTCAGACTCGGAAGGAATTTGAGTGGTGGCGCCTTTTGGTGTTTCAATGTTGCAGCCTTTGCTTCGCGCAGTGCCTAGCTTTACCCAGTACCGAGTCGTAGTAATCGCGGGAGCAGGTGCCTCCGGAAGGTCAGAAGTCGCGCTACCCGTCTGATTTGACCGTTTTGGGCCCGAGTTGACTGGGTTTTGTGGGGACGGAACGAAAGGAGTATTTGAAAAGAAATCGACGAAGGaagatttttatttcctttttatgGCGTGTTGTACTACAGAgtaaatacggagtacaacaGCAGATCAAAAGTTTTTTCCTAAAACAGGAAAAGCTCGTTTAAGGCTGGTCACAATAGGGATGTAAACGGCGCCGCCAGGCCCGTTTCCCTGATATCTTAGTgtgttttttcaaaaaaaaaacatttattgGCTTGTAGAACTCATAAACGGGCCTGAACGGACACTAAACGGGCCGCCGTTGACATCCCTGGATCACAAAGGGACTACTCTCATAATATGTGGTATCATAGAAACCTTCGTATATTGACTTAAAAGAGACGTGATGTTATGATATTGTAACTATCTTTTTATCTTGTTATGATGACATGTGTTGCCGGTCGGCCTTTTTATCCGCCTGAGCCTTTGAAGGGTGGCGAGTGTGAACACCGCGGCGTCGTTGGGCCACTCGAGCCTCCACAATAACATTGCCACCCGCAGCCAAGCCCGAAAGCCCTGATCGAGTTCGCTATCGCCAAAGCCGCGCCCCACTCGAGAGCAGTGACGCCCAGGA
This is a stretch of genomic DNA from Brachypodium distachyon strain Bd21 chromosome 1, Brachypodium_distachyon_v3.0, whole genome shotgun sequence. It encodes these proteins:
- the LOC100821447 gene encoding uncharacterized protein LOC100821447 isoform X1 gives rise to the protein MEAIPDTSKDRGSPASGARLEAPVTGNTENTQTDAQGGLCGTAISKSENNHEVAILIQGHSAQKGGCRLEAHLGDSLVQNTSKQDLNSNESKKRISHPGIKEVHVSTATSSSRAPENSVEEIKDARSKLLKKSDNADPPCEDVKNGGLEGTSEEFEESENTSSSLKDENKNVKNTGKGKNNGICNTSASQDLSLRTGTGTPCLMMMFDQGDTESLKYMGLRDKQDQNEVILTKSLTVDNAKTIEDEIMHVDSSIEKKYDVVQPSSLEKKETENVPTLLVSCMLDSNKLASSINRRKSVRGGADDNTNRVTTEEKVCQSVVGEGFIRPSVVLSRPYSSEDNHNLGSAKDMRDAIFRASYISPVIENVLPSEDQKNQLYSLNEGANCFQVGMPASNVGTGVHHSINIHELGAMRNSEYEVGRSYYDHTSTERNNLHEKELARLSADQNINSINPLSLAQAYNEKLRIAFSPRHSLIGYRKKKLLILDLNGLLADINEDYHNAHMADAKVRRKLVFRRPYCADFLNFCIQNFELGIWSSRKRKNVDSVVDILMRDLKTYLLFSWDRSKCTFTGRKTLENMHKPIVLKELRKLWNKEEPGLPWDEGDFSPSNTLLVDDSPYKALRNPPHTAIFPHPFTYLNWNDNSLGPGGDLRVYLQNLIFADDVECYVRNHPFGQPCITQSDPHWNFYAEIAGEGYGSITCCA
- the LOC100821447 gene encoding uncharacterized protein LOC100821447 isoform X2, with protein sequence MEAIPDTSKDRGSPASGARLEAPVTGNTENTQTDAQGGLCGTAISKSENNHEVAILIQGHSAQKGGCRLEAHLGDSLVQNTSKQDLNSNESKKRISHPGIKEVHVSTATSSSRAPENSVEEIKDARSKLLKKSDNADPPCEDVKNGGLEGTSEEFEESENTSSSLKDENKNVKNTGKGKNNGICNTSASQDLSLRTGTGTPCLMMMFDQGDTESLKYMGLRDKQDQNEVILTKSLTVDNAKTIEDEIMHVDSSIEKKYDVVQPSSLEKKETENVPTLLVSCMLDSNKLASSINRRKSVRGGADDNTNRVTTEEKVCQSVVGEGFIRPSVVLSRPYSSEDNHNLGSAKDMRDAIFRASYISPVIENVLPSEDQKNQLYSLNEGANCFQVGMPASNVGTGVHHSINIHELGAMRNSEYEVGRSYYDHTSTERNNLHEKELARLSADQNINSINPLSLAQAYNEKLRIAFSPRHSLIGYRKKKLLILDLNGLLADINEDYHNAHMADAKVRRKLVFRRPYCADFLNFCIQNFELGIWSSRKRKNVDSVVDILMRDLKTYLLFSWV
- the LOC100821447 gene encoding uncharacterized protein LOC100821447 isoform X3, with amino-acid sequence MMMFDQGDTESLKYMGLRDKQDQNEVILTKSLTVDNAKTIEDEIMHVDSSIEKKYDVVQPSSLEKKETENVPTLLVSCMLDSNKLASSINRRKSVRGGADDNTNRVTTEEKVCQSVVGEGFIRPSVVLSRPYSSEDNHNLGSAKDMRDAIFRASYISPVIENVLPSEDQKNQLYSLNEGANCFQVGMPASNVGTGVHHSINIHELGAMRNSEYEVGRSYYDHTSTERNNLHEKELARLSADQNINSINPLSLAQAYNEKLRIAFSPRHSLIGYRKKKLLILDLNGLLADINEDYHNAHMADAKVRRKLVFRRPYCADFLNFCIQNFELGIWSSRKRKNVDSVVDILMRDLKTYLLFSWDRSKCTFTGRKTLENMHKPIVLKELRKLWNKEEPGLPWDEGDFSPSNTLLVDDSPYKALRNPPHTAIFPHPFTYLNWNDNSLGPGGDLRVYLQNLIFADDVECYVRNHPFGQPCITQSDPHWNFYAEIAGEGYGSITCCA